One region of Mus pahari chromosome 16, PAHARI_EIJ_v1.1, whole genome shotgun sequence genomic DNA includes:
- the LOC110334093 gene encoding putative olfactory receptor 2B8, producing the protein MNRANGSIFSGFILLGFSNRPQLETALFVAMLLIYFLSFLGNSTIILLSVIDPHLHTPMYFFLSNLSFMDLCLTTCTVPQTLFNFKGKDKTITYGGCVTQLFIALGLGGVECILLSVMAYDRYAAVCRPLHYMVIMHPQLCIKMVITAWLTGFGNSVVQTALTMTLPLCGKNQLDHFFCEIPVMLKLTCANSFINEAELFAVSVFFLVVPLSLILVSYGYITHAVLKIKSARGRRKAFGTCGSHLLVVIIFFGTLISMYLQPPSSYSQDVNKSMALFYTLVTPLLNPLIYTLRNREVKSALWRIMGRRTDSTKS; encoded by the coding sequence ATGAACAGAGCTAATGGCAGCATCTTTTCTGGATTTATTCTTCTGGGGTTCTCCAACAGGCCTCAGCTGGAAACAGCTCTCTTCGTCGCTATGTTGCTCATCTATTTCTTGAGCTTCCTAGGCAACTCCACCATCATATTGCTGTCCGTTATAGACCCtcacctccacacccccatgtatttcttcctttctaatctcTCCTTTATGGATCTTTGTTTGACTACTTGCACTGTCCCTCAGACACTGTTTAACTTCAAGGGGAAGGACAAGACCATCACTTATGGTGGCTGTGTGACCCAACTCTTCATTGCCCTGGGACTTGGGGGAGTAGAGTGTATACTCTTATCTGTGATGGCTTATGATCGCTATGCTGCTGTCTGCCGACCACTCCACTACATGGTAATCATGCACCCACAGCTTTGCATAAAGATGGTTATAACTGCTTGGCTCACAGGGTTTGGCAATTCTGTCGTACAGACAGCCTTGACCATGACTCTTCCCCTCTGTGGCAAAAATCAACTGGACCATTTCTTCTGTGAAATTCCAGTGATGCTGAAGCTAACCTGTGCTAACTCCTTCATTAATGAAGCTGAACTCTTCGCTGTCAGTGTCTTCTTCTTGGTGGTACCCCTCTCACTCATATTAGTGTCCTATGGCTACATTACTCATGCAGTTCTAAAGATCAAGTCAGCCCGGGGGAGGCGGAAGGCCTTTGGAACCTGTGGCTCTCACCTTCTGGTAGTGATTATTTTTTTTGGCACACTTATCTCCATGTACCTCCAGCCTCCCTCCAGCTACTCACAGGATGTGAACAAAAGCATGGCACTTTTCTATACTCTGGTGACTCCTCTGTTGAATCCCCTGATTTACACACTGAGGAACAGGGAAGTCAAAAGTGCATTATGGAGAATAATGGGGAGAAGGACAGATTCGACAAAGAGTTAA